The Blattabacterium cuenoti genome includes the window ATATTTTCATCAACAAGTCTATGATTTTTCAATTTATCTGTTTTTGTGAAAATAATACTAAAATGTATTTTCGCATCATTTAGTTTTTGAATAAAATCTAAATCTATTTTTTGTATAATGAATCTACAATCTATTAATAAAAATAAAAAAGTCATGTTTTTTTTATAAAAAATATAATCTTTAATTAATCCTTGTGTTTTTTTTTTATTTTTTTTGCAGAAAAAAATCCATATCCTGGTAAATCTACCAAATACCATTTATGATTTATTAAAAAATAATTTATGCATTGTGTCCTTCCAGGATAAGAAGAAATTTTGGCTATTTTTTTTTTAGCTATGCTATTTATTAAACTAGATTTTCCAACATTAGAACGCCCTATAAAAGCATATTCAGGAAAATAATGAATAAATAATTGATTAATGTTTTTTAAACTTCCTTTAAATTTTACAGAAGTAATTTTCATGGTTAAAATCAAATTTGGAAAGCCATTTTTCTAATATTTCTATAAATGTTTTGGGGTGTTCCATCATAGGAACATGTCCACATTTATCTATCCAATGTAATTCTGAATGAGGTAATAATCTATGAAATTCTTTTGCTACTTCTGGAG containing:
- a CDS encoding GTP-binding protein, translated to MKITSVKFKGSLKNINQLFIHYFPEYAFIGRSNVGKSSLINSIAKKKIAKISSYPGRTQCINYFLINHKWYLVDLPGYGFFSAKKIKKKHKD